The proteins below are encoded in one region of Aquisphaera giovannonii:
- a CDS encoding phosphoesterase, giving the protein MSDPSSERVLVVPSAELDKLGRFQGFDGEAERYLSALLVPELMSYRPRSEVEVDPGFKQIIPYVILRSGDLVFCYTRGKSQGESRLHRMRSIGVGGHVAEEDADGGCTRSAYELAMRRELEEEVEIAAPGTMRLVGLINDDSTPVGSVHLGVVHVLELEMPSVRPREEGLAEAEFVAIDELNAGDYEFETWSQICIDAFLRPRLE; this is encoded by the coding sequence ATGAGCGACCCATCGAGCGAGCGCGTGCTGGTCGTCCCCTCCGCCGAGCTGGATAAGCTCGGGAGGTTCCAGGGGTTCGACGGCGAGGCCGAGCGCTACCTCTCCGCCCTGCTCGTCCCCGAGCTGATGTCGTACCGGCCCAGGTCGGAGGTCGAGGTGGACCCCGGCTTCAAGCAGATCATCCCTTACGTCATCCTCCGGTCCGGGGACCTCGTCTTCTGCTACACGCGAGGGAAGTCGCAGGGCGAGTCCCGCCTCCACCGCATGCGGTCGATCGGCGTGGGGGGCCACGTCGCCGAGGAGGACGCCGACGGCGGTTGCACCCGCTCCGCCTACGAGCTGGCCATGCGGCGGGAGCTCGAGGAGGAGGTGGAGATCGCCGCCCCGGGCACGATGCGGCTGGTCGGGCTCATCAACGACGACTCCACGCCGGTGGGCTCGGTGCACCTCGGGGTCGTCCACGTGCTCGAGCTCGAGATGCCCAGCGTCCGCCCCCGCGAGGAGGGCCTCGCCGAGGCCGAGTTCGTCGCCATCGACGAGCTCAACGCCGGCGACTACGAGTTCGAGACTTGGTCACAGATCTGCATCGACGCGTTCCTGCGGCCCCGCCTGGAGTGA
- a CDS encoding alpha/beta hydrolase yields MNRCAGGLTALWLVIALGMSGCASMRAKAPSPDLRPCTDGYAYTKDGWRLGVRHYRPENPDPDKLPVILCHGMGLNATFWTLTDDHLPAQLTSQGYEVYVFDIRASGENARPGRQDRVNRFLRGTPFRERGESDWNVDDLARYDMPAILDYVEADSGRHQVNWIGHSLGGMIVYPYLELSGRPERIANFIGVGATIIQAKTPQTDMLRANAAIRALLCMASPGRLGRPLTYHQLPGMEWINKFYYSAENVDPKTISRYYGYTLEDPGPGLLRQFEPYLKKGHLLSGDGRIDYAARLPDIRTPTLLVAGAADLISDVPSTRMTFEALSSPDKTMYVFGKANGHIADYAHCDLAWSVHAPREVFPVMLEWLDRHQPGVALSRRGPALPLPSRQGALPTQAATIRPASLQAGPQERVDADL; encoded by the coding sequence ATGAACCGGTGCGCCGGGGGACTGACCGCCCTATGGCTCGTGATCGCCCTCGGGATGTCGGGCTGCGCCTCGATGCGGGCGAAGGCCCCCTCGCCGGACCTCCGCCCTTGCACCGACGGCTACGCCTACACCAAGGATGGCTGGCGGCTGGGCGTCCGTCACTACCGGCCCGAGAATCCCGACCCCGATAAGCTCCCGGTGATCCTCTGCCACGGCATGGGGCTGAACGCCACATTCTGGACCCTGACGGACGACCATCTGCCGGCCCAGCTCACGTCCCAGGGTTATGAGGTCTACGTCTTCGACATCCGCGCCTCCGGCGAGAACGCGCGGCCGGGCCGCCAGGACCGGGTCAATCGCTTCCTCCGCGGGACCCCCTTCCGCGAGCGCGGGGAGAGCGACTGGAACGTCGACGACCTGGCCCGCTACGACATGCCGGCCATCCTCGACTACGTCGAGGCGGACAGCGGCCGCCACCAGGTCAACTGGATCGGCCACAGCCTGGGCGGGATGATCGTGTATCCGTACCTCGAGCTCAGCGGCCGTCCGGAGCGGATCGCCAACTTCATCGGCGTGGGGGCGACGATCATCCAGGCGAAGACGCCGCAGACCGACATGCTCCGGGCGAACGCGGCGATCCGCGCCCTGCTCTGCATGGCGAGCCCCGGCCGCCTGGGCCGCCCCCTGACCTATCACCAGCTGCCGGGCATGGAGTGGATCAACAAGTTCTATTACTCGGCGGAGAATGTGGACCCGAAGACGATCTCGCGCTACTACGGCTACACGCTGGAGGACCCCGGGCCGGGCCTGCTGCGCCAGTTCGAGCCGTATCTGAAGAAGGGGCACCTGCTGTCCGGGGACGGCCGGATCGACTACGCCGCCCGGCTCCCGGACATCCGGACGCCCACCCTTCTGGTGGCCGGGGCGGCCGACCTGATCTCCGACGTCCCCTCGACGCGGATGACGTTCGAGGCCCTCAGCAGCCCCGACAAGACGATGTACGTCTTCGGCAAGGCGAACGGCCACATCGCCGACTACGCCCACTGCGACCTCGCCTGGAGCGTCCACGCGCCCCGCGAGGTCTTCCCCGTCATGCTCGAATGGCTGGACCGCCACCAGCCCGGCGTGGCGCTCTCGAGGCGGGGCCCGGCCCTGCCGCTCCCGTCCCGCCAGGGGGCGCTGCCGACCCAGGCGGCCACGATCCGCCCGGCCTCACTCCAGGCGGGGCCGCAGGAACGCGTCGATGCAGATCTGTGA
- a CDS encoding LemA family protein, with protein sequence MPFGFWGVVGIVALVVVFALIWVAGAYNSLVALRNRFRTAFSQIDVQLKRRHDLIPNLVETVRGYLAHEKGTLEAVTEARNRAVSAVQSAAANPSSASAMAGLAAAESQLTGSLGRLFAVAEAYPDLKANQNMVALQQELAATENQIAAARQVFNASVMNYNTTLQSFPTNLVANAMGFAPAQLFELESDKERQVPQVSF encoded by the coding sequence ATGCCCTTCGGATTCTGGGGTGTCGTCGGGATCGTCGCGCTGGTCGTCGTCTTCGCCCTGATCTGGGTGGCCGGGGCGTACAACTCGCTCGTGGCCCTGCGTAACCGGTTCCGGACCGCCTTCAGCCAGATCGACGTCCAGCTCAAGCGCCGGCACGACCTCATCCCGAACCTGGTGGAGACGGTCCGGGGCTATCTCGCCCACGAGAAGGGGACGCTGGAGGCCGTGACCGAGGCCCGCAACAGGGCGGTCTCGGCGGTGCAGTCCGCGGCGGCGAATCCCTCCAGCGCGTCCGCGATGGCGGGCCTGGCCGCCGCCGAGAGCCAGCTCACCGGCTCGCTCGGCCGCCTCTTCGCCGTGGCCGAGGCCTACCCCGACCTGAAGGCCAATCAGAACATGGTGGCCCTCCAGCAGGAGCTCGCCGCGACCGAGAACCAGATCGCCGCGGCCCGGCAGGTGTTCAATGCGTCGGTCATGAACTACAACACGACCCTGCAGAGCTTCCCGACGAACCTCGTGGCCAATGCCATGGGCTTCGCCCCGGCCCAGCTCTTCGAGCTCGAGAGCG